A stretch of Halichondria panicea chromosome 1, odHalPani1.1, whole genome shotgun sequence DNA encodes these proteins:
- the LOC135331442 gene encoding uncharacterized protein LOC135331442, with translation METGNTDIGLETMNMISTIDEDEKLQTSNFPPLIYGPDSLYVTVGEEAVLVFNVTDDKGSINLILVDGLPAGATLLPTPKGDYTIEYTFRLELDKIADISLVFLATDDLDAGSTLEVQIVICVCENNGNCTLEGVVDQSTSTVVSNCVCPQEGLLTIAPPVTVPEEATGNVIIVEINGFNLYTFTVEVQMQFSAATADAINVYCEDNDCLVSYPEARTRRNTLTADNLYIAEIASSGESGISFSMYARLDGGFLSGRTLATTVLDYHDEYAALGFEVTDVRTIGTEPTYPPIILTINQIIGIGVGGGLGLILILVLIITITCCCVKGRSREPKSRARGRGLEYMNSGTGFDLKPIPHTVKNDVWF, from the exons ATGGAAACTGGGAATACTGACATCGGCCTCGAAACAATGAACATGATTTCTACAATCGATGAAGATGAAAAACTTCAGACAT ctaACTTCCCTCCTCTCATCTATGGTCCTGACAGCCTCTATGTTACGGTGGGGGAAGAGGCTGTACTGGTGTTCAATGTGACTGATGACAAGGGCAGTATCAACCTGATATTGGTGGATGGACTGCCAGCTGGGGCCACTCTACTGCCTACTCCTAAGGGCGACTATACCATAGAGTATACTTTCAGGTTGGAACTTGATAAAATTGCCGATATTTCTCTAGTGTTTTTGGCCACTGATGATCTGGATGCTGGGTCAACTCTGGAAGTGCAG ATTGTGATCTGTGTTTGTGAGAATAATGGCAACTGTACACTGGAGGGAGTGGTGGACCAGAGTACCAGTACTGTCGTCTCCAACTGTGTATGCCCTCAAG AGGGCTTGCTCACTATTGCACCACCAGTGACTGTACCCGAGGAAGCGACAGGTAATGTCATCATCGTGGAGATCAACGGATTCAACCTTTACACG TTCACTGTTGAGGTACAGATGCAATTCAGTGCAGCCACAGCTGATGCTATCAATGTCTACTGTGAGGACAATGACTGTCTAGTGTCGTACCCTGAGGCAAGAACAAG gAGGAACACACTCACGGCTGACAACCTCTACATTGCTGAGATTGCTAGTTCTGGAGAGTCTGGTATCAGCTTTAGCATGTACGCTCGTTTGGATGGTGGCTTCCTCAGCGGTAGAACATTAGCAACGACTGTACTG GATTATCATGATGAGTACGCAGCACTTGGTTTTGAAGTGACTGATGTGCGGACGATTGGCACTGAACCAACGTACCCTCCCATTATTCTGACGATCAATCAGATTATTGGTATCGGAGTGGGGGGTGGTCTGGGACTGATCCTGATACTGGTTCTGATTATTACCATTACATG TTGCTGTGTCAAGGGTCGATCAAGAGAACCCAAGAGTAGGGCCAGGGGAAGGGGTCTAGAGTACATGAATTCTGGCACTGGTTTTGACCTAAAGCCTATACcccacactgtaaaaaatgatgtgtggttttga
- the LOC135352504 gene encoding uncharacterized protein LOC135352504, with protein sequence MKILIIALALLVVGISPSPCFGQTDGSVTLNRLVFQFSYNQVSMNLYFSNVMEPNPFLNNGYYYDRFRRPYDIDAPCFLNQLIFKNTNTSETFQADCPGSCNSYDDNRVDITMDPRDYLRMISDKFINTTSANATSTNIALEMYTAAALEAPFYVRIEPNDTVQCDVILNLGGSQFVGISYSPADYWINEDIIVIHFTSLIDVATVNASKLSLSRGGYDQYGNNIVNIAGGEILNESPGLTQSVAIRLTSSDRALLASKRICTAGGRNFIRDCYFTLEEGFAASYYGEESSYFGTYPVSDFGSREPNFEPVTMSIQLEYVDRLTLNLTLGLGQPYIIRSGERIISVTCTSRDTSQYVNPMLEIDNGAVPISANYIQNTSSSTTLNAPRGLYQSGLEGYYTCRTEGDTYLRPNILHSNILRIFFYEGASATGDLGEDIILRFAHSDLYGTYGFRFQVSIALDDNYPYGGFGYYGYPPPFAFRVELNTPFPYHAELHINRTQFNYEGEYFLSYNNYYNLRPSFTIDVNAPEPTLYPPVLTVLNSNPPDTTASLTCTSDNTAVPVVFLGNFTALGITTTYEDDTNNSVRLDFELDKDLIELLNGMEFIFEARDPDDYNSTVSTSGSTFRAVSDTLTLYGIEPDSSRKLIMNGETIDTTSSFECLRYINPTRTDLETIPATMLWRLNLLQSKEEIEFSSDVSGEEFIVTTLENRITLNIFGDFSGSVSCIYGDEIIKINVVTEALVAGVDFIPPFFPKDGVPLFKTDDGCSQRIYSSTGIPFGVAIQLKRTSHSIQ encoded by the exons ATGAAGATTCTTATTATAGCCCTGGCTCTGTTGGTAGTTGGAATATCTCCTAGCCCATGCTTTGGGCAAACTGATG GATCCGTTACACTTAACAGACTGGTATTCCAATTCTCCTACAATCAAGTCTCCATGAACTTATACTTTAGCAACGTGATGGAGCCTAATCCATTTTTAAACAATGGATATTATTACGATCGGTTTCGTCGTCCGTATGATATCGATGCACCGTGCTTTTTGAACCAACTTATTTTCAAAAATACAAACACGAGTGAAACATTCCAGGCGGATTGTCCGGGTAGTTGCAATTCCTACGATGACAACCGCGTTGATATCACAATGGATCCTAGAGATTATCTCCGAATGATATCTGACAAGTTTATCAATACAACCTCTGCTAATGCAACCTCTACTAATATAGCATTGGAAATGTACACTGCAGCTGCGCTTGAGGCTCCCTTCTACGTTAGAATTGAGCCAAATGACACCGTTCAATGTGACGTAATATTAAACCTTGGGGGCTCTCAGTTTGTAGGTATTAGTTACTCACCAGCTGATTATTGGATTAATGAGGATATTATTGTAATTCATTTCACTTCTTTAATTGACGTTGCTACTGTCAATGCCAGTAAGCTATCACTCTCTCGTGGTGGCTATGATCAGTATGGAAACAACATTGTTAACATTGCGGGAGGTGAAATACTGAATGAGTCACCTGGTTTAACACAATCTGTGGCTATTAGACTGACCTCAAGTGATCGAGCTCTTCTTGCAAGCAAAAGAATATGCACTGCTGGTGGTAGGAACTTCATTCGAGACTGTTACTTTACCTTAGAAGAAGGATTTGCTGCCTCATATTACGGAGAAGAGAGCTCTTACTTTGGTACATATCCAGTTTCTGATTTCGGGAGTCGAGAACCCA ATTTTGAGCCTGTGACTATGTCTATTCAGCTGGAGTATGTCGATAGGTTGACTCTGAACCTGACACTCGGTCTGGGGCAGCCATATATTATTCGTAGTGGTGAGAGAATTATTAG TGTAACCTGTACAAGCAGAGATACTAGCCAGTATGTCAACCCCATGCTGGAGATTGACAATGGTGCAGTGCCTATTTCCGCTAACTACATCCAGAATACGTCCAGCTCCACTACCTTGAATGCACCCAGGGGGCTATACCAGTCTGGTTTGGAAGGCTACTACACATGCAGGACAGAGGGAGACACTTATCTCAGGCCTAACATTCTACATTCCA ATATCTTACGCATATTTTTCTACGAAGGAGCTTCTGCTACTGGTGATTTAGGTGAAGATATTATACTCCGCTTTGCACATAGTGACCTTTATGGTACCTATGGTTTTCGATTCCAAGTGTCCATAGCCCTTGATGATAATTATCCGTATGGAGGGTTTGGATATTATGGATACCCGCCTCCTTTTGCGTTCCGTGTTGAACTAAACACTCCATTCCCATACCATGCTGAGCTGCACATCAACAGGACCCAGTTCAATTATGAGGGAGAGTACTTTCtctcatacaataattattataatctaCGCCCAAGCTTCACTATCGATGTCAATG CACCTGAGCCCACTCTCTACCCACCGGTCCTGACTGTGCTGAACTCTAACCCTCCTGATACAACCGCCTCTCTTACTTGTACTTCTGACAATACAGCTGTTCCCGTAGTGTTCCTCGGAAACTTCACCGCACTGGGAATCACGACTACCTACGAAGATGACACCAACAACTCTGTGAGATTGGACTTTGAACTGGACAAAGACCTGATTGAGTTGCTAAATGGGATGGAGTTTATCTTTGAAGCCAGAGACCCAGATGATTATAATTCCACTGTGTCAACCTCCGGCTCAACCTTTAGAGCAGTGTcag ATACACTGACTCTGTACGGTATCGAGCCTGACAGTAGTCGCAAGCTTATTATGAATGGTGAAACAATTGATACAACCAGCTCGTTTGAATGTCTGCGGTATATCAATCCTACAAGAACGGATCTTGAGACCATCCCTGCAACAATGTTGTGGAGACTCAATCTTCTGCAGTCTAAAGAAGAGATAGAGTTCAGTTCAGATGTTAGTGGCGAAGAGTTTATAGTCACTACACTCGAGAATAGGATCACTCTGAATATTTTTGGTGATTTCAGTGGAAGTGTTTCGTGTATCTATGGCGATGAAATAATAAAGATCAATGTTGTCACTGAAG CTTTGGTGGCGGGTGTAGACTTCATTCCTCCCTTCTTCCCAAAAGATGGTGTGCCATTGTTTAAAACTGATGATGGTTGTTCACAGCGGATTTACTCGAGCACTGGCATTCCATTTGGAGTCGCGATTCAACTTAAAAGAACGTCACATTCGATACAGTAG
- the LOC135332221 gene encoding NAD-dependent protein deacylase sirtuin-5, mitochondrial-like isoform X4, whose amino-acid sequence MSSKVWNSVTSVYWYVLVFTLSDLCLLVGTSSVVYPAAGFAPRLAARGVSVAEFNLEPTPVTGSLKYHFQGKCGEILPEAVKRHPSEPEQ is encoded by the exons ATGAGT TCCAAGGTTTGGAACAGTGTGACCTCTGTCTACTGGTATGTGCTTGTGTTCACGTTGAGTGACCTCTGTCTACTG GTGGGAACATCGTCTGTGGTCTATCCTGCAGCTGGTTTTGCCCCCCGATTAGCGGCAAGGGGTGTGTCTGTAGCAGAGTTCAACCTTGAACCTACACCAGTCACTGGATCACTCAA GTACCATTTCCAAGGCAAGTGTGGGGAGATACTTCCCGAAGCTGTGAAAAGGCATCCATCAGAACCAGAGCAATAG
- the LOC135332221 gene encoding NAD-dependent protein deacylase sirtuin-5, mitochondrial-like isoform X3, whose translation MGRKPRICSIKYRYWTKKCSASTSTSDSTSTNDINCTSSKEDECLEQCDLCLLVGTSSVVYPAAGFAPRLAARGVSVAEFNLEPTPVTGSLKYHFQGKCGEILPEAVKRHPSEPEQ comes from the exons ATGGGCAGAAAGCCGAGAATTTGCTCTATCAAGTACCGTTATTGGACAAAGAAG TGTTCTGCGAGTACAAGTACAAGCGATAGTACCTCGACTAATGATATAAATTGTACCTCCTCCAAGGAAGATGAGT GTTTGGAACAGTGTGACCTCTGTCTACTG GTGGGAACATCGTCTGTGGTCTATCCTGCAGCTGGTTTTGCCCCCCGATTAGCGGCAAGGGGTGTGTCTGTAGCAGAGTTCAACCTTGAACCTACACCAGTCACTGGATCACTCAA GTACCATTTCCAAGGCAAGTGTGGGGAGATACTTCCCGAAGCTGTGAAAAGGCATCCATCAGAACCAGAGCAATAG
- the LOC135332221 gene encoding NAD-dependent protein deacylase sirtuin-5, mitochondrial-like isoform X1: MGRKPRICSIKYRYWTKKCSASTSTSDSTSTNDINCTSSKEDECEPSTSDSTSTNDINCTSSVQGLEQCDLCLLVGTSSVVYPAAGFAPRLAARGVSVAEFNLEPTPVTGSLKYHFQGKCGEILPEAVKRHPSEPEQ, translated from the exons ATGGGCAGAAAGCCGAGAATTTGCTCTATCAAGTACCGTTATTGGACAAAGAAG TGTTCTGCGAGTACAAGTACAAGCGATAGTACCTCGACTAATGATATAAATTGTACCTCCTCCAAGGAAGATGAGTGTGAGCCTAGTACAAGCGATAGTACCTCGACTAATGATATAAATTGTACCTCCTCAGTCCAAGGTTTGGAACAGTGTGACCTCTGTCTACTG GTGGGAACATCGTCTGTGGTCTATCCTGCAGCTGGTTTTGCCCCCCGATTAGCGGCAAGGGGTGTGTCTGTAGCAGAGTTCAACCTTGAACCTACACCAGTCACTGGATCACTCAA GTACCATTTCCAAGGCAAGTGTGGGGAGATACTTCCCGAAGCTGTGAAAAGGCATCCATCAGAACCAGAGCAATAG
- the LOC135332221 gene encoding NAD-dependent protein deacylase sirtuin-5, mitochondrial-like isoform X2 — protein sequence MGRKPRICSIKYRYWTKKCSASTSTSDSTSTNDINCTSSKEDEFQGLEQCDLCLLVGTSSVVYPAAGFAPRLAARGVSVAEFNLEPTPVTGSLKYHFQGKCGEILPEAVKRHPSEPEQ from the exons ATGGGCAGAAAGCCGAGAATTTGCTCTATCAAGTACCGTTATTGGACAAAGAAG TGTTCTGCGAGTACAAGTACAAGCGATAGTACCTCGACTAATGATATAAATTGTACCTCCTCCAAGGAAGATGAGT TCCAAGGTTTGGAACAGTGTGACCTCTGTCTACTG GTGGGAACATCGTCTGTGGTCTATCCTGCAGCTGGTTTTGCCCCCCGATTAGCGGCAAGGGGTGTGTCTGTAGCAGAGTTCAACCTTGAACCTACACCAGTCACTGGATCACTCAA GTACCATTTCCAAGGCAAGTGTGGGGAGATACTTCCCGAAGCTGTGAAAAGGCATCCATCAGAACCAGAGCAATAG